A genomic region of Desulfallas thermosapovorans DSM 6562 contains the following coding sequences:
- the xseB gene encoding exodeoxyribonuclease VII small subunit, with product MNNDAISFEEALARLEELVNRLEEGNLPLEESLKLFAEGISLTKKCNKHLEQAEKQISILLEDDQGQSVIREEEL from the coding sequence ATGAATAATGATGCTATAAGCTTTGAAGAAGCGCTGGCCCGGCTGGAAGAGCTGGTCAACCGCCTGGAAGAGGGCAACCTGCCCCTGGAGGAATCGCTTAAACTGTTTGCCGAAGGCATCAGTCTCACCAAAAAATGCAATAAGCATTTGGAACAGGCTGAAAAGCAAATCAGCATACTGTTGGAGGATGATCAAGGACAGTCTGTAATTAGGGAAGAGGAGCTGTAA
- a CDS encoding sulfide/dihydroorotate dehydrogenase-like FAD/NAD-binding protein, which translates to MFKILEKQVFSPIIKLFVIDAPKVAKSCQAGQFIILRIHEEGERIPLTIADFDREKGTVTIVFQEVGKTTKQLGAMEAGDYIKDFVGPLGEPTHIENVGNVVCVGGGVGVAPVHPIARAFKEAGNHVIGIMGARNKELMFWEDHMRAACSELLVTTDDGSYVRKGFVTDVLKEVIESKGKENIPLVIAIGPQPMMRAVCNMTKEYGIKTIVSLNALMVDGTGMCGCCRVSVGNETKFVCVDGPDFDGHQVDWAELSRRQVYFKAEEQKALEHHECKCGCGGGK; encoded by the coding sequence GTGTTCAAAATACTAGAAAAGCAGGTTTTTTCACCAATAATCAAACTATTTGTGATCGATGCGCCCAAGGTGGCCAAAAGCTGCCAGGCCGGTCAATTCATTATTTTACGCATCCATGAAGAAGGGGAAAGGATTCCCTTGACCATTGCTGACTTTGACCGGGAAAAGGGCACCGTAACCATAGTATTCCAGGAAGTGGGTAAAACCACTAAACAACTGGGTGCCATGGAAGCCGGAGATTACATCAAAGATTTTGTAGGACCGCTGGGCGAGCCCACCCACATTGAAAACGTGGGCAACGTGGTTTGCGTAGGTGGCGGTGTTGGTGTTGCGCCGGTGCATCCCATTGCCCGGGCCTTTAAAGAAGCAGGCAACCATGTAATTGGTATTATGGGAGCCAGGAATAAGGAGCTTATGTTCTGGGAAGACCACATGCGGGCGGCCTGCTCGGAATTGCTGGTTACCACCGATGACGGTTCTTATGTGCGTAAGGGTTTTGTCACCGACGTATTAAAAGAGGTCATTGAAAGTAAAGGTAAAGAAAATATTCCTCTGGTTATTGCCATCGGGCCACAGCCAATGATGCGGGCGGTATGTAACATGACCAAAGAATACGGCATAAAAACAATAGTCAGCCTGAATGCTCTGATGGTGGACGGTACGGGTATGTGCGGCTGTTGCCGGGTTTCCGTGGGCAATGAAACCAAGTTTGTCTGCGTTGACGGACCGGACTTTGACGGGCACCAGGTGGACTGGGCCGAGTTATCCCGCCGCCAGGTTTACTTTAAAGCGGAAGAGCAAAAAGCCCTGGAACATCATGAATGCAAGTGCGGATGTGGAGGTGGCAAATAA
- a CDS encoding bifunctional 5,10-methylenetetrahydrofolate dehydrogenase/5,10-methenyltetrahydrofolate cyclohydrolase, which produces MATLIDGKAIAATIREEVKAEVAQLREKGIVPKLNVLLVGDDPASVVYARSKEKSCANVGIDFELKTMTGSSTLEEVLAVIDAWNKDTSVHGIMIELPLPKGMDKKVVLESVDPKKDVDGSHPINRGYILSGGEGLFPATPQSCIEVMLRSGIEIKGKNAVIVGRGETVGKPLVFMMLNQNATVTVCHTKTADLAYHTKQADILIAAVGRAKMITADMIKPGAVVVDAGINPAEGGGICGDVDFENAKEVAGAITPVPGGVGSLTTVLIQKNVLKAIKLQGLA; this is translated from the coding sequence ATGGCGACCCTTATTGATGGCAAAGCGATTGCAGCGACCATCAGAGAAGAAGTGAAGGCTGAAGTGGCACAACTGCGGGAAAAGGGCATTGTGCCCAAGCTGAATGTATTACTTGTTGGTGATGATCCCGCTTCGGTGGTATACGCCCGCTCCAAGGAGAAATCCTGCGCCAACGTGGGTATCGACTTCGAATTGAAAACCATGACCGGTTCCTCCACCCTTGAGGAAGTGCTGGCTGTCATTGACGCATGGAATAAGGATACCAGTGTACACGGTATTATGATCGAACTGCCCCTGCCCAAGGGCATGGATAAAAAAGTTGTTTTGGAATCCGTTGACCCCAAAAAGGACGTGGACGGCTCCCATCCCATCAACCGGGGTTACATTTTAAGCGGCGGCGAGGGCCTGTTCCCGGCTACCCCCCAGAGCTGCATTGAAGTTATGCTTCGTAGCGGCATTGAAATCAAAGGCAAAAACGCCGTTATCGTAGGCCGCGGTGAAACTGTGGGCAAACCGCTGGTATTTATGATGCTCAATCAAAACGCCACTGTAACCGTTTGTCACACCAAAACCGCCGACCTGGCTTATCATACCAAACAGGCCGATATCCTTATCGCGGCGGTGGGCCGGGCAAAAATGATCACTGCTGATATGATCAAACCCGGTGCCGTCGTGGTTGACGCCGGTATTAACCCCGCCGAGGGCGGCGGTATCTGCGGCGACGTTGACTTTGAAAACGCCAAGGAAGTGGCGGGTGCCATCACCCCCGTGCCGGGCGGCGTGGGCAGCCTGACCACCGTACTGATTCAGAAAAACGTGCTCAAGGCTATCAAACTGCAGGGTTTGGCTTAA
- the gltA gene encoding NADPH-dependent glutamate synthase — protein sequence MAEQKTKKKIIPNKNPMPAQDPLERARNFNEVALGYDEETVVAEAQRCLQCKNEPCRQGCPVEVDIPAFIKLVAERDFDGAIKKIKEKNALPAVCGRVCPQENQCEKYCTLAKKYEAVGIGRIERFCADRELQKGVTLPEVAPPTGKKVAVVGSGPAGLTCASDLAKLGHDVTVYEALHVAGGVLMYGIPEFRLPKAVVQAEVENLKKLGVKIEVNSVVGKFTTVDELMENEGYDAIFIGTGAGLPYFMKIPGENACGVYSANEFLTRTNLMKAYQFPDWDTPIKIGKKVAVLGGGNVAMDGARTALRLGAEESWIVYRRSHEELPARKEEVEHAEEEGVKFAFLTSPVEILSNEEGWVTGMKCIKYELGEPDASGRRRPVPIEGSEYIMDVDTVVVAIGQGPNPLVPRTTKGLELTSRGNIVADPETGATSKPGVFAGGDVVTGAATVILAMGAGRTAAKSIHAYLTSK from the coding sequence ATGGCTGAACAAAAAACCAAGAAAAAAATTATACCCAATAAGAACCCCATGCCGGCCCAGGATCCCCTGGAAAGGGCCCGGAATTTCAATGAAGTGGCCCTGGGCTACGATGAGGAAACTGTAGTTGCTGAAGCCCAGCGTTGCCTGCAGTGTAAAAATGAGCCCTGCCGGCAAGGTTGCCCGGTGGAGGTGGATATTCCCGCCTTTATCAAGCTGGTGGCCGAACGGGATTTTGACGGGGCTATTAAAAAGATAAAAGAGAAGAACGCTTTGCCGGCGGTCTGCGGCCGGGTGTGCCCCCAGGAAAACCAGTGCGAAAAATACTGTACTTTGGCTAAAAAATATGAAGCCGTTGGTATCGGCCGTATTGAACGCTTCTGCGCCGACCGGGAATTGCAAAAGGGTGTGACCTTGCCCGAGGTAGCTCCGCCCACCGGTAAAAAGGTGGCCGTGGTTGGTTCCGGGCCGGCGGGTTTGACCTGCGCTTCCGATTTAGCCAAGCTGGGTCATGATGTAACTGTATACGAGGCCTTGCACGTGGCGGGCGGTGTGTTGATGTATGGTATTCCCGAATTTCGTCTGCCCAAGGCCGTAGTGCAGGCCGAAGTGGAAAACCTGAAGAAACTGGGCGTTAAAATTGAAGTTAACTCGGTGGTGGGCAAGTTTACCACTGTTGATGAATTAATGGAAAACGAGGGTTATGACGCAATATTTATCGGCACCGGTGCCGGCCTGCCCTATTTTATGAAAATTCCCGGGGAAAATGCCTGTGGTGTTTACTCCGCCAACGAATTTTTAACCCGTACCAACCTGATGAAGGCCTACCAATTCCCCGATTGGGATACACCCATTAAAATCGGTAAAAAGGTCGCCGTGCTGGGCGGCGGTAACGTAGCCATGGACGGTGCCCGCACTGCGCTGCGTTTGGGCGCCGAGGAATCCTGGATCGTGTACCGCCGTTCCCATGAGGAACTGCCGGCCCGCAAGGAAGAGGTTGAACATGCCGAGGAAGAGGGCGTCAAGTTTGCCTTTTTGACCAGCCCGGTGGAAATACTCAGCAACGAAGAAGGCTGGGTAACCGGCATGAAATGCATCAAATATGAACTGGGCGAGCCCGATGCTTCAGGAAGACGCCGCCCCGTTCCCATTGAAGGCTCCGAATATATTATGGATGTGGATACCGTGGTGGTGGCCATCGGCCAGGGCCCCAACCCGCTGGTGCCAAGGACTACCAAAGGCCTGGAATTAACTAGCAGAGGAAACATCGTAGCGGACCCGGAAACCGGCGCTACTTCCAAGCCCGGCGTGTTTGCCGGCGGCGACGTGGTTACCGGTGCGGCCACCGTTATCCTGGCCATGGGTGCCGGGCGCACGGCGGCCAAATCGATTCACGCCTATTTGACCAGTAAATAA
- the amaP gene encoding alkaline shock response membrane anchor protein AmaP, translating to MGPFDRGILLLYTTTLTLLFMALGVFLAGWPDPAKRLWGEINTSSNYEILWTLVVVYVIMGLRLLWKSLKPERRKQAVVHEGGLGQVRVSLAAVETLAEKAVADVPGIKEVKAKVESSPRGIAMHLKLITAPDINIPAVSEDIQKKVKDSIYNVVGVTVSEVRVAVESFKTAKPRVE from the coding sequence ATGGGGCCCTTTGACCGCGGCATACTTTTGTTGTACACTACAACTTTAACATTGCTTTTTATGGCCCTGGGCGTCTTCCTGGCCGGTTGGCCGGATCCGGCAAAGCGGCTTTGGGGGGAGATCAATACCTCCTCCAATTACGAAATATTATGGACCTTAGTGGTGGTATATGTTATTATGGGCCTGCGACTGTTGTGGAAAAGCTTAAAGCCCGAGCGCAGGAAGCAAGCAGTGGTGCACGAAGGCGGCCTGGGTCAGGTGCGGGTTTCTCTGGCCGCTGTCGAAACCCTGGCGGAAAAGGCGGTAGCCGACGTACCTGGTATTAAAGAAGTAAAGGCCAAAGTAGAGTCATCGCCCCGGGGGATAGCCATGCATTTAAAATTAATCACTGCTCCGGATATTAATATTCCCGCTGTATCGGAAGATATACAAAAGAAGGTAAAGGATAGTATATATAACGTGGTGGGGGTAACCGTATCCGAGGTGCGGGTGGCTGTGGAGAGTTTCAAAACAGCCAAACCCAGGGTTGAATAA
- the xseA gene encoding exodeoxyribonuclease VII large subunit, translating into MQIFTVQQLTGHIKNLLENDRQLINLWVKGEVSNYKKATSGHIYFTLKDNYSCIRVVMFRSRARNLKCSPGNGMAVRVRGYVTVYDRDGQYQLYAEQLEPDGTGALFAALENLKQELAAEGLFDHSRKKRLPRFPRCVGIVTSRTGAAVRDVMQILRRRWPQVKIILAPVAVQGEAAPREVSRALEQLNRLNSVDLIIVGRGGGSLEELWAFNTEQVVRSIAASRIPVISAVGHETDFTLADMAADLRAPTPSAAAELAVPDRLETKRLVDMQAARLTRSLEQQIIGYRQRLSHCARSRVLARPLDKLVEQRRQAVDMLEKQLAGLARTGVNGLAGRLALLAGRLDALSPLATLARGYSYTLCPDGAVLRDSRQVQAGDQVQVHLHRGMIECLVKEIK; encoded by the coding sequence ATGCAGATTTTTACCGTGCAGCAATTAACCGGACATATCAAAAATCTGTTGGAAAATGATCGGCAGTTGATTAATCTGTGGGTCAAGGGTGAGGTTTCCAACTATAAAAAAGCTACATCCGGGCATATTTACTTTACCTTGAAAGACAATTATTCCTGTATCAGAGTAGTCATGTTTCGTTCCCGGGCCAGAAATTTAAAATGCAGCCCGGGGAACGGTATGGCCGTTCGGGTAAGGGGTTACGTGACCGTTTATGACCGGGACGGCCAGTACCAGTTATATGCCGAGCAGTTGGAACCCGATGGTACCGGGGCGCTCTTTGCCGCCCTGGAAAATCTCAAACAGGAACTGGCTGCCGAAGGGTTATTTGATCACAGCCGCAAGAAAAGACTACCCCGTTTTCCCCGCTGTGTTGGTATTGTGACATCCCGGACGGGTGCGGCGGTGCGGGATGTTATGCAAATATTGCGCCGCCGCTGGCCCCAGGTTAAAATAATACTGGCCCCTGTGGCGGTACAGGGAGAAGCAGCTCCCCGGGAGGTTTCCCGGGCTTTGGAACAGCTAAATAGGCTGAATAGTGTGGATTTAATCATTGTAGGCCGGGGGGGAGGATCCCTTGAGGAGCTTTGGGCCTTTAACACCGAGCAGGTGGTTAGAAGTATCGCGGCCTCTCGCATACCGGTTATATCGGCGGTGGGGCACGAAACTGATTTCACCCTGGCCGATATGGCCGCAGATTTGCGTGCTCCCACCCCTTCGGCGGCGGCGGAATTGGCGGTGCCCGACCGGTTGGAAACGAAAAGGCTGGTGGACATGCAAGCCGCGCGGCTAACCCGTTCTTTGGAACAGCAGATAATCGGCTACCGGCAGCGGTTAAGCCACTGCGCCCGGAGCCGGGTGCTGGCCAGGCCCCTGGATAAACTGGTGGAGCAGCGGCGCCAGGCTGTGGATATGTTGGAAAAACAGCTGGCCGGGCTGGCCAGGACCGGTGTGAACGGTTTGGCCGGTCGCCTGGCTCTGCTGGCGGGGCGGCTTGATGCCCTCAGCCCGCTGGCCACACTGGCGAGGGGATACAGTTATACCCTTTGCCCGGACGGTGCGGTATTGCGGGACAGCCGGCAGGTACAAGCTGGCGACCAGGTGCAGGTGCATTTACACCGGGGAATGATAGAGTGCCTGGTCAAAGAGATTAAATAA
- the accC gene encoding acetyl-CoA carboxylase biotin carboxylase subunit, with protein sequence MISKILIANRGEIAVRIIRACREMNIASVAVYSESDRDSLHVRMADEAVCIGPPPPGRSYLNISNVISAALITRADAIHPGYGFLSENDKFAEICAANGLIFIGPPAEAMRLMGNKVQARETMLASGVPVVPGSRGVISDAGQALQVAAEIGYPVLIKASSGGGGKGMRVAQCEEEVARGILTARSEATAAFGSGDIYLEKYVEEPRHIEIQLLADNYGNIVHLGERDCSIQRRNQKIIEESPSSAVDEELRRRLSEAAVAAARVVGYRSAGTVEFLLDKHGNFYFIEMNTRIQVEHPVTEMVTGIDLIKEQIRIASGEELGYRQEDIRFSGWAIECRINAEDPDRNFMACPGKITSFQPPGGPGVRLDSAIFAGWEVPPHYDSMLGKLIVWGRDRSEAVTRMQRALDELAINGVKTIIPFHRRILRNAFFRRGEIYTNFIQRRIIPQG encoded by the coding sequence ATGATCAGCAAAATACTAATTGCCAACCGGGGCGAAATAGCGGTGCGAATTATCCGGGCTTGCCGGGAAATGAACATAGCCAGCGTGGCGGTTTACTCGGAGTCGGACAGGGACAGCCTGCACGTGCGCATGGCCGATGAGGCGGTATGTATTGGCCCGCCGCCTCCGGGCCGCAGTTATCTTAACATTTCCAACGTCATCAGCGCCGCCCTTATAACTCGAGCCGATGCGATACACCCGGGGTACGGTTTTTTATCGGAAAATGATAAGTTTGCTGAAATATGTGCTGCCAACGGGTTGATTTTTATCGGCCCCCCGGCCGAGGCCATGCGCCTGATGGGCAACAAAGTGCAGGCCCGGGAAACCATGCTGGCCTCCGGGGTGCCTGTGGTGCCCGGTTCCCGGGGCGTGATCAGCGATGCCGGGCAGGCGCTGCAGGTTGCCGCTGAAATTGGCTACCCGGTGCTGATCAAGGCTTCATCGGGCGGCGGCGGCAAGGGCATGCGGGTGGCCCAGTGTGAGGAAGAAGTGGCCCGGGGTATATTAACCGCCCGCTCTGAAGCTACAGCCGCCTTTGGCAGCGGGGATATTTATCTGGAGAAATACGTGGAAGAACCCCGACACATTGAAATACAGCTGCTGGCCGACAATTACGGTAACATTGTGCACCTGGGTGAGCGGGATTGCTCCATTCAGCGGCGCAACCAGAAAATTATTGAAGAGTCACCTTCGTCGGCGGTGGACGAAGAACTGCGCCGCCGTTTGAGTGAGGCGGCGGTGGCTGCTGCCCGGGTAGTGGGCTACCGTAGCGCTGGTACGGTGGAATTTTTATTGGATAAACACGGTAATTTTTATTTTATCGAAATGAACACCCGCATTCAGGTGGAACACCCGGTGACTGAGATGGTAACCGGCATTGATTTAATTAAAGAGCAAATACGCATTGCTTCCGGGGAGGAGTTGGGCTACCGGCAGGAGGATATCCGGTTTTCCGGCTGGGCCATCGAATGCCGCATCAACGCCGAGGACCCGGATCGGAATTTCATGGCCTGTCCGGGTAAAATTACCTCCTTTCAGCCCCCCGGAGGTCCCGGGGTGCGCCTGGACAGTGCCATCTTCGCCGGGTGGGAGGTACCTCCCCATTACGATTCCATGCTGGGCAAGCTGATTGTCTGGGGGCGGGATCGCAGTGAAGCGGTTACGCGCATGCAGCGTGCCCTGGATGAACTGGCCATAAACGGGGTCAAGACCATTATCCCCTTCCACCGGCGCATATTGCGCAACGCTTTCTTCCGCAGGGGAGAGATATATACCAATTTTATTCAGCGTAGAATAATACCGCAGGGTTAA
- a CDS encoding cyclodeaminase/cyclohydrolase family protein: protein MSEIYDFPFRKVVAVSASDAPTPGGGSVSALVGTLGVAMTAMVGNLTVGKPKFKDVEPEVKEITGAAYFIINKLEKLVAADIAAFGKFMDVFRMPKNTDEEKAKREEMMQKALKTATDTPMEIARTLLEALEITDRLAKIGNKMAISDAGVAAYVCEAALNAVLLSADINIPMVKDEEYVKNILAEKEQLVKKAAELKEKAVAEVRERMK from the coding sequence GTGAGCGAAATTTATGATTTTCCGTTCCGCAAAGTAGTGGCAGTATCGGCCTCTGACGCTCCCACCCCCGGCGGCGGCAGCGTATCGGCTCTGGTGGGTACTCTGGGCGTTGCCATGACCGCCATGGTGGGTAACCTTACTGTGGGCAAGCCCAAGTTCAAGGATGTTGAACCCGAAGTTAAGGAAATCACCGGTGCTGCTTACTTTATCATAAATAAGCTGGAAAAACTGGTGGCCGCGGATATAGCCGCCTTTGGCAAGTTTATGGACGTTTTCCGCATGCCCAAGAACACCGATGAGGAAAAGGCCAAGCGGGAAGAAATGATGCAAAAGGCGCTTAAAACCGCCACCGATACACCCATGGAGATAGCCCGCACCCTGCTGGAAGCACTGGAAATAACCGACCGGCTGGCCAAAATTGGTAACAAAATGGCCATCAGTGATGCCGGTGTGGCGGCATATGTGTGTGAGGCGGCCCTCAACGCCGTGCTTTTAAGTGCTGATATCAATATTCCCATGGTTAAAGATGAGGAGTACGTAAAGAATATACTGGCGGAGAAAGAGCAGCTGGTTAAAAAGGCCGCAGAATTAAAAGAAAAGGCAGTGGCGGAAGTTCGGGAGAGGATGAAGTAA
- the nusB gene encoding transcription antitermination factor NusB — MGRRQSRESAMQVLYQVDVGKMAVDEALRNIQENFVLAESDFEFASQLVYGTLEKMEELDKTIAGYSREWQLERMAAVDRNILRLAMYEMLYVDDIPHGVSINEAVELAKRFGGKDSGKFINGILGAFARRVGETRA; from the coding sequence ATGGGCAGAAGACAATCCAGGGAATCGGCTATGCAGGTGCTATACCAGGTGGATGTGGGCAAAATGGCCGTGGATGAGGCACTGCGAAATATTCAGGAAAACTTTGTGCTTGCCGAATCAGATTTTGAATTTGCCAGCCAACTGGTATACGGGACCCTGGAAAAAATGGAGGAGTTGGATAAAACCATTGCCGGGTACAGCCGGGAATGGCAGTTGGAGCGGATGGCGGCCGTGGATAGAAATATTCTCCGGTTGGCTATGTATGAAATGCTGTATGTCGATGATATACCACACGGCGTATCTATCAACGAGGCTGTGGAACTGGCCAAAAGGTTTGGTGGTAAGGATTCAGGCAAGTTTATCAACGGTATTTTGGGTGCCTTTGCCCGCCGGGTTGGGGAAACCCGGGCTTGA
- a CDS encoding DUF2273 domain-containing protein yields MDYLEYILEWIIMHRGKIIGVLIGLLLSLSVIFWGVLKTLFIVVCVVLGYLGGKQLDDQVDIKDRLLRLLGER; encoded by the coding sequence ATGGATTACCTGGAATATATTCTGGAATGGATTATCATGCACCGGGGAAAAATAATTGGTGTGTTAATAGGCCTGTTGCTAAGCTTGTCCGTGATTTTTTGGGGGGTTTTAAAGACCCTTTTTATTGTAGTATGCGTTGTATTGGGCTACCTGGGGGGAAAACAATTGGACGACCAGGTGGATATTAAAGACCGGCTGTTACGCTTGCTGGGGGAAAGGTGA
- a CDS encoding polyprenyl synthetase family protein gives MAFKEELAGYAAMVDKALDEYLPSASNYPSLIHEAMRYSVFAGGKRLRPALVLASARAVGGGYQFVLPAACAIELLHTYSLVHDDLPAMDNDDLRRGRPTSHKIYGEAMAVLVGDALLTLAFEILAGLSRSGSVDTGRILRVIHEVAVAAGTMGLIGGQVVDILSSDKLIDRQVLDYIHSRKTGALYKASVRAGAMLSGATPEQLDKLTLYAENLGLAFQIVDDILDIEGDEQKLGKPVGSDTKNQKATYPALYGLAAAKDMARQAAEHATGALASFGAEAGFLRGLVGFVLNREN, from the coding sequence ATGGCTTTTAAAGAGGAATTGGCCGGATACGCCGCCATGGTGGACAAAGCCCTTGATGAATACCTTCCTTCGGCAAGTAATTACCCGTCCTTAATTCACGAAGCCATGCGCTACAGCGTATTTGCCGGCGGCAAGCGGCTACGTCCCGCCCTGGTGCTGGCCTCGGCCCGGGCGGTGGGGGGAGGATATCAATTCGTACTGCCGGCCGCCTGTGCCATAGAACTGCTGCACACTTACTCGCTGGTGCACGATGATTTACCGGCCATGGATAACGACGATTTACGCCGGGGCCGTCCCACCAGCCACAAAATATATGGCGAAGCCATGGCTGTGCTGGTTGGTGACGCCCTGCTAACCCTGGCCTTTGAGATACTGGCCGGTTTATCCCGGAGCGGATCGGTCGATACCGGCAGGATACTGCGGGTAATTCACGAGGTGGCCGTGGCGGCCGGGACTATGGGGTTAATCGGCGGCCAGGTGGTGGATATTCTTTCCAGCGATAAATTAATCGATAGACAGGTGCTGGATTACATCCACAGCCGTAAAACCGGTGCTCTGTACAAAGCTTCTGTGCGGGCGGGGGCCATGCTATCCGGTGCCACCCCGGAACAATTGGATAAACTCACCCTTTATGCTGAAAACCTGGGGCTGGCTTTCCAGATTGTGGATGATATATTGGACATAGAAGGGGACGAGCAAAAGCTGGGTAAGCCGGTGGGCAGTGATACCAAAAACCAAAAGGCTACCTATCCTGCGCTGTACGGCCTGGCAGCCGCCAAGGACATGGCGCGACAGGCGGCGGAACATGCCACCGGTGCCCTGGCTTCCTTTGGCGCTGAGGCCGGTTTTTTACGCGGACTGGTTGGATTTGTACTGAACAGGGAAAATTGA
- a CDS encoding Asp23/Gls24 family envelope stress response protein produces MVREEKNSLGTIRIADDVVRIIAGLAATEVPGVVGMSGGVVGGITEKLGRKNLSKGVKVEVGEKEAAVDLFIVVEYGSRIPDVAAKIQDVVKNAIEKMTGLVVVEVNVNVQGVAFANEPGEEEHSNRVK; encoded by the coding sequence ATGGTTCGTGAAGAGAAAAACAGTCTGGGGACCATCCGCATTGCCGATGATGTTGTGCGCATTATTGCCGGGCTGGCCGCCACCGAAGTACCCGGCGTGGTTGGAATGAGCGGCGGTGTGGTGGGCGGTATCACAGAAAAATTGGGCCGCAAAAATCTTTCCAAGGGCGTCAAGGTGGAAGTGGGAGAAAAGGAAGCGGCGGTGGATTTATTTATTGTGGTGGAGTATGGTTCCCGCATCCCCGATGTAGCGGCTAAAATACAAGACGTTGTAAAGAACGCCATTGAAAAAATGACGGGCCTTGTGGTGGTGGAGGTAAATGTCAATGTGCAGGGAGTGGCCTTCGCCAATGAACCAGGTGAAGAGGAACACAGTAACCGGGTAAAATAA